Proteins from one Cicer arietinum cultivar CDC Frontier isolate Library 1 chromosome 3, Cicar.CDCFrontier_v2.0, whole genome shotgun sequence genomic window:
- the LOC101515739 gene encoding PH, RCC1 and FYVE domains-containing protein 1, translating to MADPASNGGLERDIEQALFTLKKGTQLIKYSRKAKPKVCPFRLSLDETTLIWISHKRERTLKLSSISRIIPGQRTAVFRRYLQPEKDYLSFSLVYNNGERTLDLICKDKAEAEVWFAGLKELVSTGRHNRLTRSELSNSGIDFIPNDHPFGVALEFATSINRGSGRVSTDSASSCGTNPNVGLDHTNMQPRTSIGDGFRVSVSSTPSCSSVGSGPDDIESLGDVYIWGEVWADGVSSDGSVTQFPSTTDVLVPKPLESSVVLDVQQIASGVRHMALVTRQGEVFTWGEESGGRLGHGMDKDFGRPQLVEFLAVTNVESVACGENHTCAVSISDDLFSWGDGRYNVGLLGHGTDVSHWIPKRVSGPLEGLQVTSIACGTWHSALATSNGKLFTFGDGTFGVLGHGNRESVSYPKEVQLLSGLKTIKVACGVWHTAAIVEVTFQSGSNVSSRKLFTWGDGDKYRLGHGNKETYLQPTCVSALIEYNFHQIACGHTMTVALTTSGHLFTMGGAENGQLGNSLSDGKIPVLVQGKLVDEFVEEISCGAHHIAALTSRSELFTWGKGANGRLGHGDIDDRKTPTLVEALKERHVKNISCGSSFTSCICIHKWVSGVDQSACTGCRQPFGFTRKRHNCYNCGLVHCHGCSSRKVMKAALAPTPGKPHRVCDSCYTKLKAVEANAGSHLIRKVTTQARSSIDARERLFGQGEIRSTKILFPPFSEPLKYLEMRTNMLGNMLPTSQIPSITQMKDISFPSSTSSIQNGLKPAISPTPPSTPPLNSRSVSPYARRPSPPRSNSPGFSRSLIDSLKKTNELLNQEVSKLQNQNRILKQRSNMEIQKLQKNIQDVASLAAEESSKHKASKEYFETMIVQLKEMSEQLPPEVLEGEKFRNMVTEAENFLQQNSKSETSIIPSNLDSEQQSEAVSNKGSCKLNEQIIEENNNDSAAAVNSSQDIGNVIQESNPSSSSNTEATAAAPQSSENDLRSSHPSGSGREGEAQIIEQFEPGVYVTLVVKPSGIRSFKRVRFSKRRFHEHQAEEWWNRNKDRVLERYSHLAKNPDGIGSSSSTPLPPPPAAAAEENNEAEPSET from the exons GCACTCTTTACTTTGAAGAAAGGAACTCAGTTAATAAAGTACAGCCGAAAAGCCAAGCCAAAAGTTTGCCCTTTCAGACTCTCCTTG GATGAAACAACACTGATTTGGATTTCTCATAAAAGGGAAAGGACACTGAAACTATCTTCAATTTCACGTATTATACCTGGACAAAGAACT GCTGTATTTAGAAGATATTTGCAACCAGAAAAGGATTatctttcattttcacttgttTATAATAACGGAGAGCGGACACTTGATCTG ATATGCAAGGACAAAGCTGAGGCAGAGGTATGGTTTGCAGGGCTTAAAGAATTAGTTTCCACTGGAAGACATAATAGGCTTACTAGAAGTGAATTATCAAAT AGTGGTATTGATTTTATTCCAAATGATCACCCTTTCGGTGTAGCATTAGAGTTTGCAACAAGCATTAACCGTGGTAGTGGTAGGGTCTCGACTGATTCAGCTTCATCGTGTGGGACAAATCCAAATGTAGGGTTAGATCATACAAATATGCAACCAAGGACAAGTATTGGAGATGGTTTTCGGGTTAGTGTGTCAAGTACACCTAGCTGTTCAAGTGTAGGATCAGGACCCGATGACATAGAGTCACTAGGAGATGTTTATATATGGGGAGAAGTTTGGGCTGATGGTGTTTCATCTGATGGAAGTGTCACTCAATTCCCTTCCACCACAGATGTATTGGTTCCTAAGCCTTTAGAGTCGAGTGTCGTTCTCGATGTTCAACAAATTGCATCCGGTGTGCGTCACATGGCTTTAGTTACTAGGCAAGGAGAAGTTTTCACTTGGGGAGAGGAGTCCGGTGGCAGACTCGGTCATGGAATGGATAAAGACTTCGGCCGGCCTCAACTTGTCGAGTTTCTAGCAGTTACTAATGTGGAGAGTGTTGCGTGCGGAGAGAATCATACGTGTGCCGTATCGATATCAGATGATCTTTTCTCATGGGGTGATGGTAGATATAATGTAGGACTTCTTGGACACGGTACAGATGTTAGTCATTGGATACCCAAGAGGGTTAGTGGTCCTTTGGAAGGACTTCAAGTTACATCTATTGCATGTGGTACATGGCATTCAGCATTGGCAACTTCTAATGGAAAACTTTTTACATTTGGTGATGGAACATTTGGTGTGTTAGGTCATGGAAATAGAGAGAGTGTTTCATATCCAAAAGAGGTACAATTGTTAAGTGGATTGAAGACTATTAAGGTTGCATGTGGAGTATGGCATACTGCAGCTATTGTAGAGGTTACTTTTCAATCCGGTTCAAATGTTTCATCTAGAAAGCTCTTCACTTGGGGAGACGGTGATAAATATCGGTTAGGACACGGAAACAAGGAAACATATCTTCAACCTACTTGTGTATCGGCATTGATTGAATATAATTTCCACCAAATTGCATGTGGACACACTATGACTGTTGCTTTAACTACTTCCGGACATTTATTTACTATGGGAGGCGCCGAAAACGGTCAACTAGGAAATTCGTTATCCGACGGAAAAATACCTGTACTAGTACAGGGCAAGTTGGTGGATGAATTTGTTGAGGAAATATCATGTGGAGCTCATCATATTGCTGCTTTGACATCAAGGAGTGAATTGTTTACTTGGGGTAAAGGTGCAAATGGAAGATTAGGACATGGAGATATAGATGATAGAAAAACACCAACATTGGTAGAAGCCTTGAAAGAAAGGcatgtcaaaaatatttcttgTGGCTCAAGCTTtacttcttgcatatgtatTCATAAGTGGGTTTCTGGAGTTGACCAATCCGCTTGCACCGGTTGTCGACAGCCGTTTGGTTTTACTAGAAAAAGGCATAATTGTTATAATTGCGGATTAGTCCATTGTCATGGTTGTAGTTCAAGAAAAGTTATGAAAGCGGCATTGGCTCCGACACCAGGAAAGCCTCACCGTGTATGTGATTCTTGCTACACTAAACTTAAAGCTGTTGAGGCAAATGCAGGTTCCCATCTTATTAGAAAAGTTACGACGCAAGCTCGCAGTTCTATCGATGCAAGGGAAAGATTATTCGGCCAAGGAGAAATAAGGTCTACAAAAATTCTTTTTCCGCCTTTCTCAGAACCTCTAAAATATCTCGAAATGAGAACTAATATGCTTGGAAACATGCTACCAACTTCACAAATTCcatcaataacacaaatgaaagaCATTTCATTTCCAAGTTCAACAAGCTCAATTCAAAATGGTCTGAAGCCTGCTATATCTCCAACTCCACCATCAACTCCACCACTCAATTCAAGATCAGTATCTCCATATGCAAGAAGGCCAAGTCCACCGCGTTCTAACAGTCCGGGTTTTTCAAGAAGTCTTATTGATAGTTTGAAGAAAACAAATGAGCTTTTGAACCAAGAAGTCTCAAAATTGCAGAACCAA AATCGAATTTTGAAGCAGAGAAGTAACATGGAAATTCAAAAGCTACAGAAAAATATTCAGGATGTCGCCTCATTGGCTGCAGAAGAATCTTCTAAACATAAAGCATCCAAAGAATATTTTGAGACCATGATAGTTCAG TTGAAGGAAATGTCTGAGCAATTGCCACCAGAAGTTTTAGAGGGTGAAAAATTCAGAAACATGGTTACTGAAGCTGAAAATTTTCtacaacaaaattcaaaatctgaaacatCAATTATACCATCCAACTTGGACTCTGAGCAACAAAGTGAAGCTGTTTCAAACAAAGGTTCTTGTAAATTGAATGAACAAATaatagaagaaaataataatgattctgCAGCAGCAGTTAACTCATCCCAAGATATAGGAAATGTAATTCAAGAAAGCAATCCATCTTCTTCATCCAATACTGAAGCAACGGCGGCGGCGCCACAAAGCTCCGAAAATGATTTGAGATCATCTCACCCTTCAGGATCAGGGAGAGAAGGAGAAGCACAAATTATTGAACAGTTTGAACCTGGTGTTTATGTGACACTAGTAGTAAAGCCTAGTGGGATCAGAAGTTTCAAACGTGTTAGATTCAG TAAACGAAGGTTCCATGAACATCAAGCCGAAGAGTGGTGGAACAGAAACAAAGATAGGGTGCTTGAGAGATATAGTCACCTAGCAAAAAATCCTGATGGTATAGGGTCATCTAGCAGTACTCCGCTGCCGCCGCCACCAGCAGCAGCAGCTGAAGAAAACAATGAGGCAGAACCTTCAGAAACTTAA